Genomic DNA from Ciona intestinalis unplaced genomic scaffold, KH HT000103.2, whole genome shotgun sequence:
TGCATTTTGCTTgatttaaaatgtcaaaactttaaacatatatatatatattatgtgagGTCATAGTGGTCACTGGTGGTGTAATGGTTTCGGTTTAATTATACAATTACATGTCAGACACATTATAAAACTGATTCATAGGTTTCTATGCAAGTaagaataaaatcaaacattttaaatctaaataaaaactaaataaaaatgtggtaAGAATGTAAGTGAAATTCACATTTACCCTGTATGAGTCTGAATTACTGTACaagaatttttaacatatgtgAGACACCCGTAGGCAGATCTGCCGAAGTAggcaataaaactaaactgttgttgccactgTCTGAATAAGGGTATTGTAAATCATATGCAATCTATGTTATACAGTAAACTTTATATCTAGTGGCGTACTGACATGTGTGAAATACTAATTAGTTTCTACAAAATGGAAATACATTAACACATTATAATTCTGCAACAAATTCCTTTTATTTATAACGTATgtgaaaagttatttaaatgtttaattggTTCATCATGTGAAATGTTATATTAAGTACAACATAAAGATTTGTCAATCAAATGACCAGGttctatatatttgttatttattttaacttttaatgttgttgttttatttaatgctGTGTAATTGGACCAAATCTTCATAAGTATGCACCTAAACAATATACTGTTGATGCAGGATACATTTGCTCGTGCTAAAACTTGGGTGAAAGAATTACAAAGACAAGCCAGTCCCAATATTGTGATAGCTCTGGCAGGAAACAAAGCTGATTTATCCAACAAGAGAATGGTAGAACACGATGTAAGTATTAGTAACTATCTTTTAACCCAGGCATATGTCTTGTCGCGGTTTCTATAGATCTGACTCATAGGTTGGAATCAacaaatatactttaaattttatgaaaaaaaaacgactaAACTGAAAGTAGGCCATAATTgcaaaaaattgtaacaaatagaagtatgcaaagaattataaaaccgtatccttacaataGACCATTGTTTATAGTTGGAAACATGATtaatatatttggataatatgtgctaaaagtgtcccatcttctccccctactatataatacatatgGTGTGCGGTGGTTATtactaatatattatgttatgttagtAATATAACTCCTTGGATGGagtgttttctgttttgtaatACTTTGATGTTAAATGGGTTGTTGTGAATAGAAACCATGTGTATGGTGGGTGTAATGTATTGTTGAATAACAACACTTGTATTGCTTTAGAATGAAACTGTATTCAAATGCGACAAATTATttagtgtaaaatattttttggctgATCTGTTGTACCAAATGTTAATTtgatttcattgttttatctgTCAAGCAATTTTCCCAGGAGTTTTTTTTGCCTTGTTGTAGTGGTCACAGAAAATGTAGTggtcatttaaaaatatcttagTTGATAGTTCGAATTTGCTACGCTTAACTAACGCAGGACCACCACTTGCACAATTATACCAATTTATGGTGACAATCATCACAATACttcctaaaaaaatgtgttaaaattcGACTCACATTTGCGcgataatatatatttatgtttattcttAGGATGCTGTAAGTTACGCTGAAGAGAATGGACTTTTGTTCATGGAAACTTCAGCCAAAACTGCAATGCATGTTAATGATATATTTTTAGCAATTGGTgagttttttgtatttactatttatatttatgtatatatatgtattatgtaatatccttttttaatatagtttatgtAATAATGTGGCTGTTTTACACATGTCAAATATGTtgttaatttaacataaaatagtGATGTTTATAGCCTATGCATGCGTTCTTTAAAAACGGTGTTTATGCAATAACAGAATATGGCAAACATTTTGATGCAGATTTTGTTTCCTAATCAATTCTTTTGATTTTGTGTTTcataatcaaatatttataaaggaaATTATTACCATAGTCTTTTAATATAATCATATGTCATGTTTCATGTCATTTAAAATTCACTTGGTATTTTTTCAGCTGAGAAATTACCAAAGAATGAAGCTGGTGCTTCAGCCAACCGACAGTCAGCAGGTGTTGGTTTAACAGCCACTGACAACAGAGAAGGTTCGGGAAAATCTTGCTGTGGCTCCaattgatttgtttaaataaagacTCAATTCACAGTGTTGGACCCAGGAGTGAAAGTTTGCAAACCAGTCATTATTAGTCTATGCCATTCACATTCATCTACAATATAATTCATGTTGGCCAAAATAGATTATTACaccaaataatatatatatatatatatatatatactccACACAGTAAATAACGAGagctattttaaaagtttaattctggaaaagttttttgattttttttcatcttGTGAATAATTACTTGTGTGTTACACAGTAATTGCAAACAACTTGATGCATTTGATTTTCCCCAATTGTTTTGTGGTTCATTGTAAAGCTTTTATAACAAATCTTTGCGtcagtaatatatatagtgcgTGTTAGTTGCTCCATTGATTATTTTATGCTAAAACCTTCTATTTGTGTTGCTTGTATAATTAGCAAAATGTGGTCAcattaaaacagttatttcTCATTGATATAAACCATACGTCTTATGGTCACCCCACAGTACCCAATTATAATTTCTTGCATGTTTTCTTGTTGTGCAATGTACATTACCCCACTTTACATTGAAAATGTGGCGTAATACCCCATGTATATTGTACTCCATCAcgaatttattattattatattactatTATTGTGCTGTCTTATCATTCCCTAATTGTATTAAACCACTTTCAACTTTCGGAATGACCATGAAATAGATTGTAAATACCGCAGTTAAGGTAGTGCCTCGTGATCACTTGCATATACCACAAGGTACTGGGTGTTTACAGTGATTTTCATTCTCAAAAATATTTCCTTTTTGATTTCGATTCTCTGTACTTAGTATAACTAATAATATAAGTCACTTACGCTTGGTGACAAAATCCATAAAAACATCTCATACTTGGTAGAACGTTTATTGTGTGTTCAATAAAATACAGGCGGCACGTATCTTTGAAGGCATGATTAATGTAGTTTACCAGATTACGTCTTATCTACCACTTGGATGTATCTTTCAGATAACCAACATATTCAATTTAGAGTACATTTAGATAATATGCCTCTTGGTAATAATTtcaataacaaataaatatgaaatatgttgttttgcaTTCCCCCTTTTTTCAAGGTAGcgagatttttaaataatctttgcAAATTCACACCATCCACTCAGTTATGTCTCTTATTTTGGGATCTTTCCATAAAACATAACGGGCAATTTCACCATAAGTTGTGTTTAGAACAGATAGCTCTTGCAATGATCTTTCTGGAGTTCCATCCACGTTAACCATGAATCTGCAACCAATTAAAATGTTCACTAGGGTAAGCTTTAACATGtaactataaaacattaatgttaaattttatgcagacgtttgttttattacaactttaacttgataataattaaacataaatggctcgtttgtctgcaaGGTCTAgggaccacgcttattttctcacgattaaatgtaaatatgttcaTAACTAAGCAGgttttaacagctgttgttttgttcctatatcctgtcttatctttttaatattctaatttttggttaccataatcgaagagacaaataaagttattataaactCTATAATAAGCATAAAGTTTAGAATTGACAACAATACTTTTTTCTTGCTGTAGTATATACATCTCCAAGTTTACCTATTATTTTCATATTCAAgtcaaaattatgttttacaatcataataaaaatcaaacaaactaAGATATATCAATCTGTAATGAGTAATGCATCATTGCCTTGACGGGCCAAgaataaatttgaattttatcaTAGTTGGACAATATTTTGCGTATCAAATTAAGTTATGTTACCTTGAATACAAATGCACTGTGTAGTTGTCTCTCCAATCCCACAGTTCATGataaagaaatttaatttcttCCCAGTTTGGCCGCAACATCCGTTCTTTCACCACATTTATTGTTGAAGGAAAAAGATGCCACAATGACCAGGGTACAAAACAAGAACTCTCACTCCACCTGAAACAATATAACAACAGTGTAACCAATACAATTCATTGTATTGTTTGAAGTAAAATTTGCATCTAATGCTTTATAGACAGACAAGTATAaggttacatttttttaacaatatttgcGTTGATATAATAGGACATAAATACTTAGATAATTATGTTGAACTATTGCAAACAAAAAGCTTTGTAAATTTTCT
This window encodes:
- the LOC100182193 gene encoding ras-related protein Rab-5B: MATRTGAPRPANSGTQGKICQFKLVLLGESAVGKSSLVLRFVKGQFHEYQESTIGAAFLTQTVCLQDTTVKFEIWDTAGQERYHSLAPMYYRGAQAAIVVYDITNQDTFARAKTWVKELQRQASPNIVIALAGNKADLSNKRMVEHDDAVSYAEENGLLFMETSAKTAMHVNDIFLAIAEKLPKNEAGASANRQSAGVGLTATDNREGSGKSCCGSN